The window GGCTTGACGCCCTTGTTCTTGAAGGACGAACCGCAGATGACGGGGAAGAAGGTGACGGTGAGAACCGCCTTGCGGATCGCCTGCTTGAGGGTGTTGACGTCGATCTCGGCGCCGTCGAGGTAGAGGTTCATCAGATCGTCGTCGAAGTCGGCGACCTTCTCGATGAGTTCCGCCCGCTTCGCCCTCGCGATCTCGACGAGGTTCGCCGGGATCGGGACGATCTTGTAGTCCTCGTCCTGGCCGCCGTCGAAGAGCTTCGCGTGCATCTCGACGAGGTCGACGTGGCCGACGAAAGTGTCTTCCGCGCCGATCGGCCACTGGATCGCGGCCGCATTCGCGCCGAGGCGCTTGAGAAGCGAGTCGACGGAATAGGCGAAGTCGGCGCCGGTCTTGTCCATCTTGTTGACGTAGACGATGCGCGGGACGCCATACTCGTTGGCCTGCCGCCAGACGGTTTCGGTCTGCGGTTCGACGCCCGAGGAGGCATCGAGGACCGTTACGGCACCATCCAGAACGCGGAGCGAACGGGATACTTCAACGGTGAAGTCGACGTGGCCGGGCGTATCGATGAGGTTGACGCGGTGGTTCTTCCAGAAAGCGGTCGTCGCGGCGGCGGTAATCGTGATTCCCCGTTCTTGTTCCTGCTCCATCCAGTCCATCGTCGCCGCGCCATCGTGGACTTCTCCGATTTTATGGATTTTTCCAGTATGGTACAACACACGTTCGCTGGTCGTCGTCTTACCGGCGTCGATGTGGGCCATGATGCCGATATTACGCGTTTTGTCTAGAGTAAATTCACGTGCCATAACGTAATCCCTTCCAATTTAGAATCTGTAGTGGGCGAACGCTTTGTTCGCTTCGGCCATCTTGTGCATGTCTTCCTTCTTCTTGACGGAAGCGCCCTGGCCGTTCGATGCGTCGATGATTTCCTTTGCGAGACGCTCTTCCATGGTCTTTTCGTTGCGCGAACGCGAGTACTGGACCAGCCATCTGAGGCCGAGAGTGACGCGGCGGTCGCTCTTGACTTCGCCCGGGACCTGGTAGTTCTGTCCGCCGATGCGGCGGCTTCTGACTTCGAGGACGGGCATGATGTTGTTGAGGGCGTCGTTGAAGACTTCGACCGGTTCCTTCCCGGTCGTCTCCTTGATGCGGTTGAAGGCGTTGTAAAGGATGTTCTGGGCCAAGCCCTTCTTGCCTTCGAGCATGATGCTATTGATCAGACGGGTCACGAGCTTGGAATTGTAGATCGGGTCCGGCAGCACGTCTCTTTTGACGACTTTACCTTTGCGAGGCATATGAAATTCCTCCTTTCGATGTATGATGGAATTTTCGTATTGGTTGTTTCAGACGTTACTTCTTCTTGGCCGGAGCCGCTTTTTTCGGACGTTTCGCTCCATACTTGGAACGACCCTGGTTTCTGACCGCGGGAGC is drawn from Candidatus Izemoplasmatales bacterium and contains these coding sequences:
- the rpsG gene encoding 30S ribosomal protein S7, yielding MPRKGKVVKRDVLPDPIYNSKLVTRLINSIMLEGKKGLAQNILYNAFNRIKETTGKEPVEVFNDALNNIMPVLEVRSRRIGGQNYQVPGEVKSDRRVTLGLRWLVQYSRSRNEKTMEERLAKEIIDASNGQGASVKKKEDMHKMAEANKAFAHYRF